The Thiothrix subterranea genome has a segment encoding these proteins:
- the ftsW gene encoding putative lipid II flippase FtsW: MIKLPTLTLDAPDNNFWSRYVDRDLLIALLAIIGIGIVMLASASLWVAEKQYNDPYFYLQRQTFYLAIGVVLALGMYQIRVDFWQQLGVRLLPLVLVLLVLVLIPGIGKEVNGSRRWLNLGFMAIQVSELAKLIMLLYLSGYLIRHGKSLATSPSYQPLLIPLVVLGVTGGLLLLEPDFGSTIVIFVTGLSLLFLGGVPLQRLGILIGGAILVMIPVSMMGYRGDRWDALMNPWAHEADKGYQTVHALMAIGDGGWFGNGLGGGIQKLFYLPEAHNDFIFSILAEEFGFIGMLVVLSLYGWLVLRAFVIGFQADKAGKHFGAYVAYGIGFWIGFQVILHIGVNLAVLPPKGLTLPLMSYGGSSLLITLMAMALLMRVHRETQLVQFGLPEVRAPKPPKARAIRRTTRGE, from the coding sequence ATGATTAAACTGCCTACCTTGACGTTGGATGCCCCGGATAACAATTTTTGGTCACGTTATGTGGATCGTGATTTGCTGATTGCGTTGCTGGCAATCATTGGAATTGGGATTGTGATGTTGGCGTCAGCGTCGTTATGGGTGGCAGAAAAGCAGTACAACGACCCGTATTTTTACCTGCAACGCCAGACGTTCTATCTGGCGATTGGGGTGGTGTTGGCGCTGGGGATGTACCAAATTCGGGTGGATTTCTGGCAGCAATTAGGCGTGCGTCTATTGCCGCTGGTGCTGGTGTTGTTGGTGTTGGTGCTGATTCCCGGTATTGGCAAGGAAGTGAATGGCAGTCGGCGTTGGCTGAATTTGGGCTTTATGGCGATACAGGTGTCGGAGCTGGCGAAACTGATTATGCTGCTGTATCTTTCGGGTTACTTGATTCGCCACGGGAAAAGCTTGGCAACGTCGCCGTCTTATCAGCCCTTATTGATTCCCTTGGTGGTGTTGGGGGTCACGGGTGGCTTGTTATTGCTGGAGCCGGATTTTGGTTCGACGATTGTTATTTTCGTCACGGGTTTGTCGTTGCTGTTTTTGGGCGGCGTGCCGCTGCAACGGCTGGGTATCCTGATTGGTGGCGCGATTTTGGTAATGATTCCGGTGTCGATGATGGGCTATCGCGGCGATCGTTGGGATGCGTTGATGAACCCGTGGGCGCACGAAGCCGATAAGGGGTATCAGACCGTTCATGCGCTGATGGCTATTGGTGACGGCGGTTGGTTTGGCAATGGCTTGGGTGGCGGTATCCAGAAGTTGTTTTACCTGCCGGAAGCGCACAACGATTTTATTTTCTCGATATTGGCGGAAGAGTTCGGCTTTATAGGCATGTTGGTGGTGTTGAGTTTGTACGGCTGGCTGGTGTTACGCGCGTTTGTGATTGGCTTTCAGGCGGACAAAGCGGGTAAACATTTTGGCGCGTATGTGGCTTATGGCATTGGGTTTTGGATAGGGTTTCAGGTCATTCTGCATATTGGGGTGAACTTGGCGGTATTGCCCCCGAAAGGTTTGACCTTGCCGTTGATGAGTTATGGCGGGAGCAGTTTGTTGATCACGTTGATGGCAATGGCGTTATTGATGCGGGTGCATCGTGAAACCCAATTGGTGCAGTTTGGTTTGCCGGAGGTGCGTGCGCCCAAACCACCCAAAGCCCGTGCGATTCGGAGGACTACCCGTGGCGAGTAA
- the murG gene encoding undecaprenyldiphospho-muramoylpentapeptide beta-N-acetylglucosaminyltransferase, which produces MASKQQRPIMITAGGTGGHVYPGLAVARALIAQGIPVVWMGTRKGLEARVIPEAGIEMVWLDVSALRGKGLRALLLAPVNLVRALWQALQIVRKHQPAAVLGMGGFVAGPGGLMAALLGKPVVIHEQNAVAGLTNKLLSRVSRRVLEGFPGTFAASQKVMATGNPVRLDIASLPAPLERLVDRDDEPVHVLVVGGSLGAQALNQMVPQALAQLDAVIRPRVRHQAGVKNIDDARHQYAAAGVEADVMPFIEDMAEAYAWADLVICRAGALTIAELAAAGVAAVLVPYPHAVDDHQTANGNYLAENGAALLIQQRDLTPEKLASVLKELCTDRARLRQMSIASRTLAKPHATAQVAAICAAYAGYDFDNSAGKQQ; this is translated from the coding sequence GTGGCGAGTAAACAGCAGCGTCCGATTATGATTACCGCAGGCGGTACGGGTGGGCACGTTTACCCCGGTTTGGCAGTGGCGCGTGCCTTGATCGCCCAAGGGATTCCCGTGGTGTGGATGGGGACGCGCAAAGGCTTGGAAGCACGAGTGATTCCCGAAGCCGGTATTGAAATGGTGTGGTTGGATGTCAGTGCCTTGCGTGGCAAAGGCTTGCGGGCATTGTTATTAGCGCCGGTGAATTTGGTGCGGGCGTTGTGGCAGGCGCTGCAAATCGTGCGCAAACATCAGCCTGCTGCGGTATTGGGCATGGGCGGATTTGTGGCAGGCCCCGGTGGATTAATGGCGGCATTGCTGGGCAAGCCGGTAGTGATTCATGAGCAAAATGCCGTCGCAGGTTTAACCAATAAGCTGTTATCGCGTGTCAGTCGGCGGGTGTTGGAAGGTTTCCCCGGCACGTTTGCTGCCAGCCAAAAGGTGATGGCAACCGGCAATCCGGTGCGTTTGGATATTGCCAGTTTGCCCGCGCCGCTGGAGCGCTTGGTTGACCGTGACGATGAGCCGGTACATGTATTGGTGGTTGGGGGCAGTTTGGGGGCGCAAGCTTTGAATCAGATGGTTCCGCAAGCCTTGGCGCAGTTGGATGCAGTAATTCGTCCGAGGGTGCGTCACCAAGCTGGCGTGAAAAACATTGACGATGCCCGCCACCAATACGCTGCCGCCGGTGTTGAAGCAGACGTGATGCCGTTTATTGAGGACATGGCGGAAGCGTATGCATGGGCGGATTTGGTGATTTGCCGTGCCGGTGCGCTCACCATTGCTGAATTGGCAGCGGCAGGCGTGGCGGCAGTGTTAGTGCCTTATCCACACGCGGTGGATGACCACCAGACCGCGAACGGCAATTACTTGGCGGAAAACGGCGCAGCGTTATTGATTCAGCAGCGCGATTTAACCCCGGAAAAACTTGCGAGCGTATTAAAAGAGTTGTGTACGGATCGCGCCCGTTTGCGGCAAATGAGCATCGCTTCGCGCACGTTGGCTAAGCCTCATGCAACGGCACAAGTGGCAGCGATTTGTGCCGCTTACGCCGGTTATGATTTCGATAATTCAGCAGGAAAACAACAATGA
- the murD gene encoding UDP-N-acetylmuramoyl-L-alanine--D-glutamate ligase: MTMQMHNWDTLVVGLGQTGLSVARHLQARGMAFAVVDSRANPPGKAELLAEFPQTPYHFGAFAEAAAWFASAATLVVSPGIAIATPEIHAAGERGAAIIGDIELFVREASAPVIAITGSNGKSSVTTLVDLMVQKAGMKSYAGGNLGYAALDLLAQPTPDLYVMELSSFQLETTQSLRAISAVVLNVSEDHMDRYSSFADYAAAKQVAYQHCGCAVVNRDDAVVMAMLADLTDAERSRSVSFGLDIPTDGQYGLREHAGKRWLAKGETLLLDVDEMKLPGEHNYANALAALALGEAAGIPLDGMLAALREFSGLAHRTQWVRERAGVNWYNDSKGTNVGATLAALAGLPGKTVLIAGGQGKGADFSPLRAVAMAKARALVLIGEDRNKIADVVEGYAPYVFAHDMADAVAIAAELAQAGDNVLLSPACASFDMFKSYVHRGDVFTAEVRSLP, encoded by the coding sequence TACGCTGGTGGTTGGCTTAGGTCAGACCGGGTTATCGGTTGCGCGGCATTTGCAGGCGCGTGGGATGGCGTTTGCGGTGGTGGATAGCCGTGCTAACCCACCGGGCAAGGCTGAGTTGCTGGCAGAGTTTCCACAAACGCCTTACCACTTTGGGGCATTTGCTGAAGCCGCTGCTTGGTTTGCCAGTGCTGCGACCTTGGTGGTCAGCCCCGGCATTGCGATTGCGACCCCGGAAATCCATGCAGCCGGTGAACGCGGTGCGGCAATCATTGGCGACATTGAGTTATTTGTGCGCGAAGCCTCAGCCCCCGTGATTGCGATTACCGGCTCTAACGGTAAAAGCAGTGTCACCACGCTGGTGGATTTAATGGTGCAAAAAGCCGGGATGAAGTCTTACGCGGGTGGCAATTTGGGCTATGCCGCGCTGGATTTGCTGGCACAGCCCACGCCAGATTTGTATGTGATGGAGCTTTCCAGCTTTCAATTGGAAACCACCCAATCACTACGCGCTATTTCAGCGGTGGTCTTAAATGTCAGCGAAGACCACATGGACAGATATTCCAGCTTTGCTGATTATGCCGCCGCCAAGCAAGTTGCGTACCAACATTGTGGATGCGCGGTAGTAAACCGTGACGATGCGGTGGTAATGGCGATGCTGGCAGACTTGACGGACGCTGAGCGCAGTCGAAGCGTCAGTTTTGGCTTGGATATTCCGACAGACGGTCAATACGGTCTGCGTGAACACGCGGGTAAACGCTGGTTAGCCAAGGGTGAAACCCTGTTGCTGGACGTGGATGAAATGAAGTTGCCGGGTGAGCACAACTACGCGAATGCACTGGCGGCGCTGGCGTTGGGTGAGGCGGCAGGTATTCCGCTGGATGGTATGTTGGCAGCTTTGCGCGAATTCAGCGGCTTGGCACATCGCACCCAGTGGGTTCGCGAACGCGCTGGGGTGAATTGGTATAACGACTCCAAAGGTACGAATGTTGGCGCGACGCTGGCGGCTTTGGCTGGTTTGCCCGGCAAAACCGTGTTGATTGCGGGTGGGCAGGGCAAAGGGGCAGATTTTTCGCCCTTACGTGCGGTGGCAATGGCAAAAGCACGAGCACTGGTTTTGATCGGCGAAGACCGTAACAAAATCGCGGATGTGGTGGAAGGTTACGCCCCGTATGTGTTTGCGCATGATATGGCGGATGCCGTGGCTATCGCAGCAGAACTGGCGCAAGCTGGGGATAACGTGCTTCTGTCACCGGCTTGTGCGAGTTTTGATATGTTCAAAAGCTATGTGCATCGCGGTGACGTGTTTACTGCGGAAGTCAGGAGCCTGCCATGA